A single window of Candidatus Methylomirabilota bacterium DNA harbors:
- a CDS encoding tRNA (adenine-N1)-methyltransferase, which produces MSLLSRFQDGEQTLLIDQRGKRHLILLRKGETFHSDRGWIKHEDIIGRPDGSWVRTSKNTRCLALRPTLAEYVLDMPRGAQVIYPKDLAMVLFWADIFPGARVIEAGMGSGALTLALLRAVGPEGKVITYEQREDFARRALANIKMRMGEVSNLAVRLRPVEEGLAEEEPVDRAVFDLPEPWHLVDPVTRVLRSGGIFLSYVPTIIQSHQLSEALRRHPGYSLVETFETLMRPWNIDGLSVRPFHRMVAHTGFLTVARRVVPEEGGAQPHVEHPEGH; this is translated from the coding sequence GTGAGCCTCCTCTCCCGCTTCCAGGATGGCGAGCAGACGCTGCTCATCGACCAGCGCGGCAAGCGCCATCTCATCCTGTTGAGGAAGGGCGAGACCTTCCACTCCGACCGCGGGTGGATCAAGCACGAGGACATCATCGGGCGGCCCGACGGCTCGTGGGTGCGCACCTCCAAGAACACGCGCTGCCTCGCGCTGCGCCCAACGCTGGCCGAGTACGTGCTCGACATGCCGCGCGGCGCCCAGGTCATCTACCCGAAGGACCTCGCGATGGTTCTCTTCTGGGCCGACATCTTTCCGGGCGCGCGCGTGATCGAGGCGGGGATGGGGTCGGGCGCGCTGACGCTGGCGCTCCTGCGCGCCGTCGGGCCCGAGGGCAAGGTCATCACGTACGAGCAGCGCGAGGACTTCGCGCGGCGCGCGCTCGCCAACATCAAGATGCGCATGGGCGAGGTGTCGAACCTCGCGGTTCGGCTGCGGCCCGTGGAGGAGGGGCTCGCCGAGGAGGAGCCGGTGGACCGGGCCGTCTTCGACCTGCCCGAGCCGTGGCATCTGGTCGATCCCGTCACGCGCGTCCTGCGCTCGGGCGGCATCTTTCTCTCCTACGTGCCCACGATCATCCAGTCCCACCAGCTGTCCGAAGCGCTCCGCCGGCACCCCGGATACTCGCTCGTCGAGACCTTCGAGACGCTGATGCGGCCGTGGAACATCGACGGGCTGTCGGTGCGTCCTTTCCACCGCATGGTCGCGCACACGGGCTTTCTCACCGTCGCGCGGCGCGTGGTGCCGGAGGAGGGTGGAGCGCAGCCTCACGTCGAGCATCCCGAGGGCCACTGA
- a CDS encoding NCS2 family permease encodes MLLERCFGLARSGATVGGEVRGGLTTFMVMAYIIFVNPAILGFAGIPALQGQGPPFAATQAATCLVAGVMTIAMGLAANYPLALASGMGLNAAVAFQLVAGMKLPWQTAMGVVVLEGVAITVFVLTGLREAIMRAIPASLKRAIGVGIGLFILFIGFNAAGIVKIGPQGVPLTLGDLTSAPVAVSLFGLLLMLWFQARGTTGGLLLGIVLTTALAMGVNAWTGGRAFPLPGQAVIPARFVAWPDFSSLGAGFDFSIFARVGVLTAIVTIFSIMLSDFFDTMGTVIGVGAEAGWLTPDGRLPRLNRVLLVDSLAAVAGGAAGASSATTYIESAAGVAAGARTGLASVVTGGCFLLALFFAPVAGVVPAQATAPALILVGFLMTSLVRDIPFGDLEEGFPALLTVTLMPFTYSITDGIGAGFVAYCAIKLLRGKGAEVHGMMYGAAAAFLIYFALPAIRPLLRI; translated from the coding sequence GTGCTGCTCGAGCGCTGCTTCGGTCTGGCGCGCTCGGGAGCGACAGTGGGCGGCGAGGTCCGCGGGGGCCTGACCACCTTCATGGTCATGGCCTACATCATCTTCGTGAACCCGGCCATCCTGGGCTTCGCCGGCATCCCGGCGCTCCAGGGGCAGGGGCCGCCCTTCGCGGCCACGCAGGCGGCGACGTGCCTCGTGGCGGGAGTTATGACGATCGCCATGGGGCTCGCGGCCAACTACCCGCTCGCCCTCGCCTCGGGGATGGGGCTCAACGCCGCCGTCGCATTCCAGCTCGTGGCCGGCATGAAGCTGCCGTGGCAAACCGCGATGGGCGTGGTCGTGCTCGAGGGCGTGGCCATCACGGTCTTCGTGCTCACCGGGCTCCGCGAGGCGATCATGCGCGCCATCCCGGCCTCGCTGAAGCGGGCCATCGGCGTCGGCATCGGGCTCTTCATCCTCTTCATCGGCTTCAACGCGGCCGGCATCGTCAAGATCGGACCTCAGGGCGTGCCGCTGACGCTCGGAGACCTGACTTCGGCGCCGGTCGCGGTGTCGCTCTTCGGGCTGCTGCTGATGCTGTGGTTCCAGGCCCGCGGCACGACCGGTGGGCTCCTCCTCGGGATCGTCCTGACCACGGCGCTGGCGATGGGAGTCAACGCGTGGACGGGGGGCCGCGCCTTCCCGCTGCCGGGGCAGGCCGTGATCCCGGCGCGCTTTGTCGCCTGGCCGGACTTCTCGAGCCTGGGCGCCGGCTTCGACTTCTCGATCTTCGCCCGCGTTGGGGTCCTGACCGCCATCGTCACGATCTTCTCGATCATGCTGTCGGATTTCTTCGACACCATGGGCACGGTGATCGGGGTGGGCGCCGAGGCGGGATGGCTCACTCCCGACGGCAGGCTCCCGCGCCTGAACCGCGTCCTGCTCGTCGATTCGCTGGCGGCGGTGGCGGGCGGGGCGGCGGGCGCGTCGTCGGCAACGACCTACATCGAGTCGGCGGCCGGCGTGGCGGCGGGCGCGCGCACCGGCCTCGCCTCCGTGGTCACGGGCGGCTGTTTTCTCCTGGCGCTGTTCTTCGCTCCCGTGGCAGGCGTCGTGCCCGCCCAGGCGACGGCGCCCGCGCTGATCCTGGTCGGCTTCCTCATGACCTCGCTGGTCCGGGACATTCCCTTCGGCGACCTCGAGGAGGGATTCCCGGCGCTCCTGACCGTGACGCTGATGCCCTTCACGTACTCGATCACGGACGGCATCGGGGCGGGCTTCGTCGCGTACTGCGCCATCAAGCTCCTGCGCGGCAAGGGGGCGGAGGTCCACGGCATGATGTACGGTGCCGCGGCCGCCTTCCTCATCTACTTCGCGCTGCCCGCCATCCGCCCCCTCCTTCGCATCTAG
- a CDS encoding SurA N-terminal domain-containing protein: MLIGAMREYFKGLKLILLFVIVAFIATSLFYFGSGSLKGDGARSAAPATVNGEEIPAARFQRMQRNYLEYYRRANRQDITPEIAERMGLTQQVISELVQEALIIQQAKREGITVSDEELRLRIQSIPAFQEDGRFSRERYLAQLKQTRIDPGEFETEVRRDLVRQRMEALVKDGIKASDAEVEQAYMTRFERVRADWASIESAPLIAQVTVSDADAEAYVKTHEAQFSRPDRRQIQYVLISPKAFAKAVPDADTEAYYKEHRAEFERPKRLKTSHILVRVPPTGGSEAENKSKAKIEEAIRRAKAGEDFGKLARELSEDTATAPQGGDLGFVGKGEMVPQFEEAVFALKKGEISPQPVRTPFGYHAIMVSDVQDGGVQPFRDAAVKVKAKLAAERSERAAQTKADEARPGLAATKDFAAEAKKLDVEAKEATVARGDGIEGIGRDPQLEEAIFGLAVGGVSPPIKTPGGFVIARVAESFPAGVPPFAEIKDKALNAVKRERAGVLAEERAKAFAANVGTGDFLAAARRDKLAAGETQLFSRGEPPKDKEALPGAVLLAALHTPTGAISEPVRTGTGFYVVKTIERRAADLQGFDKMRDQVRGQLLEAKRNQAWERWIKALFTGAKIQVQGETISER, translated from the coding sequence TTGCTGATCGGCGCCATGCGGGAGTATTTCAAGGGGTTGAAGCTCATCCTCTTGTTCGTCATCGTCGCGTTCATCGCGACGTCGCTTTTCTACTTCGGCTCGGGCTCCCTCAAAGGTGACGGCGCGCGCTCGGCCGCGCCCGCCACGGTCAACGGCGAGGAGATACCGGCCGCCCGCTTCCAGCGCATGCAGCGGAATTACCTCGAGTACTACCGCCGCGCCAACCGGCAGGACATCACGCCGGAGATCGCCGAGCGCATGGGGCTGACCCAGCAGGTCATCAGCGAGCTCGTCCAGGAGGCGCTCATCATCCAGCAGGCCAAGCGCGAGGGCATCACGGTCAGCGACGAGGAGCTGCGGCTCCGCATCCAGTCGATTCCCGCTTTCCAGGAGGACGGGCGCTTCTCCCGCGAGCGGTACCTGGCCCAGCTCAAGCAGACCCGCATTGACCCCGGAGAATTCGAGACCGAGGTGCGCCGGGACCTCGTGCGCCAGAGGATGGAGGCGCTCGTCAAGGACGGCATCAAGGCGTCCGACGCCGAGGTGGAGCAGGCGTACATGACGCGCTTCGAGCGCGTGCGCGCGGACTGGGCCTCCATCGAGAGCGCGCCGCTGATCGCCCAGGTGACGGTCAGCGACGCCGACGCGGAAGCGTACGTGAAGACGCACGAGGCCCAGTTCAGCCGCCCGGATCGCCGCCAGATCCAGTATGTCCTGATCTCCCCCAAGGCCTTCGCCAAGGCCGTGCCCGACGCGGACACCGAGGCGTACTACAAGGAGCACCGGGCCGAGTTCGAGCGGCCCAAGCGGCTCAAGACGTCGCACATCCTGGTGCGCGTGCCGCCCACCGGCGGCAGCGAGGCCGAGAACAAATCCAAGGCCAAGATCGAGGAGGCGATCCGGCGGGCGAAGGCCGGCGAGGATTTCGGCAAGCTGGCCAGGGAGCTGTCGGAAGACACCGCGACGGCGCCCCAGGGCGGCGATCTCGGCTTCGTGGGCAAGGGCGAGATGGTGCCGCAGTTCGAGGAGGCGGTATTCGCGCTGAAGAAGGGGGAGATCTCGCCTCAGCCCGTGCGCACGCCCTTCGGCTATCACGCAATCATGGTTTCCGACGTGCAGGACGGCGGCGTCCAGCCGTTCCGCGACGCGGCAGTCAAGGTCAAGGCGAAGCTCGCCGCCGAGCGCAGCGAGCGCGCCGCCCAGACCAAGGCGGACGAGGCGCGGCCCGGATTGGCCGCGACCAAGGATTTCGCCGCTGAGGCGAAGAAGCTCGACGTCGAAGCGAAGGAAGCGACGGTTGCTCGCGGTGACGGGATCGAGGGCATCGGCCGCGACCCGCAGCTCGAGGAGGCGATCTTCGGTCTCGCGGTGGGCGGCGTGTCGCCGCCGATCAAGACACCGGGCGGCTTCGTGATCGCCCGCGTCGCCGAGTCCTTCCCGGCCGGTGTGCCACCCTTCGCCGAGATCAAGGACAAGGCGCTGAACGCGGTCAAGCGCGAACGCGCGGGGGTCCTGGCCGAGGAGCGCGCCAAGGCTTTCGCGGCGAACGTGGGGACCGGTGACTTCCTGGCCGCGGCGCGTCGCGACAAGCTTGCCGCCGGCGAGACGCAGCTCTTCTCGCGCGGCGAGCCTCCGAAGGACAAGGAGGCGCTGCCGGGCGCGGTGCTGCTGGCGGCCCTACACACCCCGACCGGCGCGATCTCCGAGCCCGTGCGGACCGGCACCGGGTTCTACGTGGTCAAGACGATCGAGCGGCGCGCCGCCGATCTCCAGGGCTTCGACAAGATGCGCGACCAGGTGCGCGGTCAGCTGCTCGAGGCGAAGCGGAACCAGGCGTGGGAGCGGTGGATCAAGGCACTCTTCACGGGCGCCAAGATCCAGGTGCAGGGCGAAACAATCTCGGAGCGGTAG
- the greA gene encoding transcription elongation factor GreA, protein MQRTPMTGEGHTRLKEELDRLKRVERPAITRAIAEARAHGDLKENAEYHAAREKQSFTEARINDLESKLGAAEVIEPPTSGDRVTFGSTVRLEDEAGKESRHQIVGSEETDPARGRISIMAPLARTLIGKKVGDTVTAELPGGKKTFEILAANFPWDEKA, encoded by the coding sequence ATCCAGCGCACGCCCATGACGGGCGAAGGGCACACCCGCCTCAAGGAAGAGCTCGACCGCCTGAAGCGCGTCGAACGGCCCGCCATCACGAGGGCGATCGCCGAAGCCCGTGCCCACGGCGATCTCAAGGAGAACGCCGAGTACCACGCCGCCCGCGAGAAGCAGAGCTTCACCGAGGCGCGGATCAATGACCTCGAGTCCAAGCTGGGCGCGGCCGAGGTCATCGAGCCGCCCACCTCCGGCGACCGCGTCACGTTCGGTTCCACGGTGCGCCTCGAGGATGAAGCCGGCAAGGAAAGCCGGCACCAGATCGTGGGATCCGAGGAGACCGATCCCGCCCGCGGCCGCATCTCCATCATGGCCCCGCTGGCGCGGACGCTGATCGGCAAGAAGGTGGGAGACACGGTAACGGCGGAGCTGCCGGGCGGCAAGAAGACCTTCGAGATCCTCGCCGCGAACTTTCCCTGGGACGAGAAAGCGTAG